One genomic segment of Streptomyces sp. RKND-216 includes these proteins:
- a CDS encoding M23 family metallopeptidase produces MPLFPRGIRTARSTAAVALAGGALLTALTATPAVAQPHGPAFTGACPAAGVISQDYHSGHDGLDIANSRGTPLYAADAGTVTHSGTASGYGQWIRIRHADGSVTEYGHMYERFVAVGDTVTSGQRIASMGSEGQSTGPHLHFEVHIDGGFGFGDNPHDYMAARGVGFPC; encoded by the coding sequence ATGCCCCTGTTTCCCCGCGGAATCCGAACCGCCCGCAGCACGGCAGCCGTGGCGCTGGCCGGTGGCGCACTGCTGACCGCGCTCACCGCCACACCGGCGGTCGCACAGCCCCACGGCCCGGCCTTCACCGGCGCCTGCCCCGCCGCCGGCGTCATCAGCCAGGACTACCACAGCGGTCATGACGGCCTCGACATCGCCAACAGCCGCGGTACGCCCCTCTACGCGGCGGACGCCGGTACCGTGACGCACTCCGGCACGGCCAGCGGCTACGGCCAGTGGATCCGCATTCGCCACGCGGACGGCTCGGTGACCGAATACGGCCACATGTACGAGCGCTTCGTCGCCGTCGGCGACACGGTCACCTCCGGCCAGCGGATCGCCTCCATGGGCAGCGAGGGTCAGTCCACCGGGCCGCACCTCCACTTCGAGGTGCACATCGACGGCGGCTTCGGGTTCGGCGACAACCCGCACGACTACATGGCCGCCCGGGGAGTCGGCTTCCCCTGTTAG
- a CDS encoding GvpL/GvpF family gas vesicle protein gives MDGTGLYLYGVVRPGRRLPAALCGVGAPPGELRLVTARSTAAVVSDAPAGLRARRRDLPAHWDLLLALASGGRPVLPMGFGSVAPDEQTVRERLAAAEPWHLESLERVAGRLELNVKAAVSDDGLEALMREDPQVRRLRDELHRDPGYVASIRLGETVAAGLGRRARHAAREVMDDLAALAVASAEGPAAPDSVRSTSFLVDARRQDAFRAVAERLAARHRDAVVLRVSGPLPCYSFVTREAPAPASRTATRTG, from the coding sequence GTGGACGGGACGGGCCTCTACCTGTACGGCGTGGTGCGTCCCGGCCGCCGCCTGCCGGCCGCACTGTGCGGTGTGGGCGCGCCACCCGGGGAGTTGCGGCTCGTCACCGCACGGTCGACCGCCGCCGTCGTCAGCGACGCGCCCGCCGGGCTCCGCGCCCGGCGCCGTGATCTGCCGGCCCACTGGGACCTGCTGCTGGCCCTCGCGTCCGGCGGGCGACCGGTGCTGCCGATGGGTTTCGGCAGCGTCGCCCCGGACGAGCAGACGGTCCGCGAACGACTCGCCGCCGCCGAGCCGTGGCATCTGGAGTCGTTGGAGCGCGTGGCCGGCCGGCTCGAACTGAACGTCAAGGCGGCCGTGTCCGATGACGGCCTGGAAGCGCTGATGCGCGAGGACCCGCAGGTGCGGAGGCTGCGGGACGAGCTGCACCGGGACCCCGGCTACGTGGCGAGCATCCGGCTGGGCGAGACGGTGGCGGCCGGCCTGGGCCGCCGGGCGCGGCACGCGGCCCGCGAGGTGATGGACGACCTGGCGGCGCTGGCCGTGGCGTCGGCCGAGGGGCCGGCGGCGCCCGACTCCGTGCGCAGCACCTCTTTCCTCGTCGACGCCAGACGACAGGACGCGTTCCGTGCCGTCGCCGAACGCCTGGCGGCCCGGCACCGGGACGCCGTGGTGCTCCGGGTCAGCGGCCCGCTGCCCTGCTACAGCTTCGTCACGCGGGAGGCGCCCGCCCCCGCCTCCCGTACCGCGACCCGGACCGGCTGA
- a CDS encoding Bax inhibitor-1/YccA family protein: MRSSNPVFSRRGLSRDGGAATGFAGQQQAGNPYAAGPAANNPYATNPYAQQTAAPGQPHPQGAPPAAPAQTGRMTIDDVVARTGITLGTVIVTAAAAWILNVSLGVAIAAALIAMVLAFVQIFKRKASPALILGYAAFEGVFLGAISNYLNSYVGNGVAMQAVLGTMAVFAAVLFMYKQRIIRVTRRFYKFVMAAAIGFILLMGVNLLFAVFAGGDGLGFRSGGLGILFGVLGVVLGAAFLALDFKQVEDGIAYGAPREESWLAAFGLTLTLVWIYLEFLRLLSILNSD; this comes from the coding sequence ATGAGGAGCAGCAACCCGGTCTTCTCGCGACGGGGACTCAGCCGAGACGGCGGTGCCGCCACCGGTTTCGCCGGCCAGCAGCAGGCCGGGAACCCGTACGCGGCCGGTCCGGCGGCGAACAACCCGTACGCGACCAACCCCTACGCGCAGCAGACCGCTGCGCCGGGACAGCCCCACCCGCAGGGTGCCCCGCCGGCCGCGCCGGCGCAGACCGGCCGGATGACGATCGACGACGTCGTCGCCCGTACCGGCATCACCCTGGGCACGGTCATCGTCACGGCCGCCGCCGCGTGGATCCTGAACGTCAGCCTCGGCGTCGCCATCGCCGCGGCGCTGATCGCGATGGTCCTGGCCTTCGTGCAGATCTTCAAGCGCAAGGCCTCGCCCGCGCTGATCCTGGGCTACGCGGCCTTCGAGGGCGTGTTCCTGGGCGCGATCAGCAACTACCTCAACAGCTATGTCGGCAACGGCGTGGCGATGCAGGCGGTGCTCGGCACCATGGCGGTCTTCGCCGCGGTGCTGTTCATGTACAAGCAGCGGATCATCCGTGTGACCCGGCGCTTCTACAAGTTCGTGATGGCGGCCGCGATCGGCTTCATCCTGCTGATGGGCGTCAACCTGCTGTTCGCCGTGTTCGCGGGCGGTGACGGCCTCGGGTTCCGCTCCGGCGGTCTCGGCATCCTGTTCGGCGTGCTCGGCGTCGTGCTCGGCGCCGCCTTCCTCGCTCTGGACTTCAAGCAGGTCGAGGACGGCATCGCCTACGGCGCGCCGCGCGAGGAGTCGTGGCTGGCCGCGTTCGGTCTGACCCTGACCCTGGTCTGGATCTACCTGGAGTTCCTGCGGCTCCTGTCCATCCTCAACAGCGACTGA
- a CDS encoding DUF4287 domain-containing protein: MSQTFSAETHQNLLSRIPQCTGREISEWIRTVDEGPSLFRFEEKVSWLRGEHNLTYGYAKAIVHEYDLRRAARHL; this comes from the coding sequence ATGTCCCAGACCTTCTCCGCCGAGACCCATCAGAACCTGCTCTCCCGCATTCCGCAGTGCACCGGTCGCGAGATCTCCGAGTGGATCCGCACCGTCGACGAAGGGCCGTCCCTCTTCCGCTTCGAGGAAAAGGTGAGCTGGCTCCGCGGGGAGCATAACCTCACCTACGGCTACGCCAAGGCGATCGTCCACGAGTACGACCTGAGGCGCGCCGCGCGCCACCTGTGA
- a CDS encoding acetyl-CoA C-acetyltransferase: MPEAVIVSAARSPIGRAVKGSLKDVRPDDLTADIVKAALAKVPQLDPRQIDDLMLGCGLPGGEQGHNLGRVVAVQLGMDHLPGCTVTRYCSSSLQTTRMAMHAIKAGEGDVFVSAGVETVSRFANGSSDGMPGTHNPLFADAEARTADRAENGAETWTDPREDGKVPDIYVAMGQTAENLARHKGVSRREMDEFGVRSQNLAEKALADGFWEREITPVTLPDGTVVAKDDGPRAGVTLEGVEGLKPVFRPDGRVTAGNCCALNDGAAALVIMSDTKARELGVTPLARVVSTGVSGLSPEIMGLGPVEASKQALARAGMTIGDIDLVEINEAFAAQVIPSYQDLGIDLARLNVNGGAIAVGHPFGMTGARITGTLLNSLQWHDKQFGLETMCVGGGQGMAMVLERLS; the protein is encoded by the coding sequence ATGCCCGAAGCCGTGATCGTCTCCGCCGCCCGTTCGCCGATCGGCCGTGCCGTCAAGGGCTCGCTGAAGGACGTGCGCCCGGACGACCTGACCGCGGACATCGTCAAGGCCGCCCTGGCGAAGGTTCCACAGCTGGACCCGAGGCAGATCGACGACCTGATGCTCGGCTGCGGTCTCCCCGGCGGCGAGCAGGGCCACAACCTGGGCCGCGTGGTGGCCGTACAACTCGGCATGGACCACCTTCCGGGCTGCACCGTCACCCGCTACTGCTCGTCCTCGCTGCAGACGACCCGGATGGCGATGCACGCCATCAAGGCCGGCGAGGGCGACGTGTTCGTGTCGGCCGGCGTCGAGACCGTGTCGCGGTTCGCGAACGGTTCGTCGGACGGCATGCCCGGCACCCACAACCCGCTGTTCGCGGACGCGGAGGCCCGTACGGCGGACCGGGCGGAGAACGGCGCCGAGACGTGGACCGACCCGCGCGAGGACGGGAAGGTCCCCGACATCTACGTCGCGATGGGCCAGACCGCCGAGAACCTCGCCCGGCACAAGGGCGTCTCGCGGCGCGAGATGGACGAGTTCGGAGTGCGCTCGCAGAACCTCGCGGAAAAGGCCCTCGCCGACGGCTTCTGGGAGCGCGAGATCACTCCCGTCACGCTGCCGGACGGCACCGTCGTGGCGAAGGACGACGGACCGCGCGCGGGCGTGACACTGGAGGGCGTCGAAGGGCTGAAGCCGGTGTTCCGGCCCGACGGCCGGGTCACCGCCGGAAACTGCTGCGCGCTCAACGACGGCGCCGCCGCCCTGGTGATCATGTCGGACACCAAGGCCCGGGAGCTGGGCGTCACGCCGCTGGCCCGCGTCGTGTCGACGGGCGTGTCCGGGCTGTCGCCGGAGATCATGGGCCTCGGCCCCGTGGAGGCGTCGAAGCAGGCCCTCGCGAGGGCCGGGATGACGATCGGCGACATCGACCTGGTCGAGATCAACGAGGCGTTCGCCGCGCAGGTCATCCCGTCCTACCAGGACCTCGGCATCGACCTGGCCCGGCTGAATGTCAACGGCGGCGCCATCGCCGTCGGCCACCCCTTCGGCATGACGGGCGCCCGCATCACCGGCACGCTCCTCAACTCCCTCCAGTGGCACGACAAGCAGTTCGGCCTGGAGACCATGTGCGTCGGCGGCGGTCAGGGCATGGCGATGGTGCTGGAACGGCTCAGCTGA
- a CDS encoding SGNH/GDSL hydrolase family protein, which yields MPMSKAATARVARRIATAAAYGSGGLGLIGGAAVGLLFTEAQIAKRRVGGSDDSPPVADGLYGAAYAARHRAGGHGEFGGPHVRPLRLAMLGDSTAAGQGVHRPRQTPGALLASALAAVAERPVEFRNVALPGAQSDDLERQVTMLLGERDGAPDVCVVMIGANDVTHRMPPARSVRLLSDAVARLRTAGCEVVVGTCPDLGTIEPVAQPLRWIARRLSRQLAAAQTIAVVEEGGRTVSLGELLGPEFQANPRELFSPDNYHPSAEGYATAAMAILPTVCATLGLWPTEEERPDARRREGILPVARAAAEAAAEGGTEVASVRGPWALLKHRRRRRLPPAEDREPARPADADAR from the coding sequence ATGCCGATGTCGAAGGCGGCGACCGCCAGAGTGGCGCGCCGGATCGCAACCGCTGCCGCGTACGGCAGCGGGGGCCTCGGGCTGATCGGGGGCGCGGCCGTAGGTCTGCTGTTCACCGAGGCGCAGATCGCCAAACGCCGGGTGGGCGGCTCCGACGACTCGCCACCCGTGGCGGACGGCCTCTACGGAGCAGCGTACGCCGCCCGGCACCGGGCCGGCGGGCACGGCGAGTTCGGCGGCCCGCACGTCCGTCCGCTCCGGCTGGCCATGCTCGGCGACTCCACGGCCGCCGGCCAGGGCGTGCACCGCCCCCGCCAGACGCCCGGCGCACTGCTGGCCTCCGCGCTGGCGGCGGTCGCCGAGCGGCCGGTCGAGTTCCGGAACGTCGCGCTGCCCGGCGCGCAGTCCGACGACCTGGAACGCCAGGTCACCATGCTGCTCGGCGAACGCGACGGGGCACCCGACGTGTGCGTGGTGATGATCGGCGCCAACGACGTCACGCACCGGATGCCGCCCGCACGGTCCGTGCGCCTGCTCTCCGACGCGGTCGCCCGGCTGCGCACCGCGGGCTGCGAGGTCGTCGTGGGCACCTGCCCCGACCTCGGCACGATCGAGCCCGTCGCTCAGCCGCTGCGCTGGATCGCACGACGGCTGAGTCGTCAGCTCGCCGCCGCGCAGACCATCGCGGTGGTGGAGGAGGGCGGCCGCACGGTCTCCCTGGGCGAGCTGCTGGGGCCGGAGTTCCAGGCCAACCCGCGGGAGCTGTTCAGCCCCGACAACTACCACCCCTCGGCGGAGGGATACGCGACCGCCGCGATGGCGATACTGCCGACGGTGTGCGCGACGCTGGGCCTGTGGCCGACGGAGGAGGAACGGCCCGACGCGCGCCGCCGCGAGGGCATCCTGCCGGTGGCCCGCGCGGCAGCGGAGGCCGCGGCCGAGGGCGGCACGGAGGTCGCCTCCGTGCGCGGACCGTGGGCCCTTCTCAAGCACCGCCGCCGACGGCGCCTGCCGCCCGCGGAGGACCGCGAACCGGCCCGCCCCGCCGACGCCGACGCGCGCTGA
- a CDS encoding cystathionine beta-synthase, translating into MQYHESMIDLVGNTPLLKLNSVTKGLRATVLAKVEYFNPGGSVKDRIAVRMIEAAERSGALQPGGVIVEPTSGNTGVGLAIVAQQKGYRCIFVCPDKVSLDKINVLRAYGAEVVVCPTAVDPEHPDSYYNVSDRLVRETPGAWKPDQYSNTDNPRSHYETTGPELWKQTDGRITHFVTGIGTGGTISGTGRYLKDASEGKVRVVGADPEGSVYSGGSGRPYLVEGVGEDFWPDAYDREVADEIVAVSDKDSFQMTRRLAREEGLLVGGSCGMAVVAALRVAERLGEDDVVVVLLPDGGRGYLSKIFNDEWMNDYGFLEEGESAAGRVGDVLRFKEGPIPSLVHMHPEETVGEAIEVLREYGVSQMPVVKPGAGHPDVMAAEVVGSVVERELLDALFTQRASLGEPLEKHMSAPLPHVGSGESVGDLMAVLEGADASLVLEDGKPTGVLSRQDLLAFLARDK; encoded by the coding sequence GTGCAGTATCACGAGTCGATGATCGATCTTGTCGGCAACACCCCGCTGCTCAAGCTGAACAGCGTCACGAAGGGCCTGCGGGCGACCGTGCTGGCGAAGGTCGAGTACTTCAACCCCGGCGGCTCGGTGAAGGACCGCATCGCCGTGCGCATGATCGAGGCGGCGGAGCGCAGCGGCGCCCTGCAGCCCGGCGGGGTGATCGTCGAGCCCACCTCGGGCAACACCGGCGTCGGCCTGGCGATCGTGGCCCAGCAGAAGGGCTACCGCTGCATCTTCGTCTGCCCGGACAAGGTGTCGCTGGACAAGATCAACGTGTTGCGCGCGTACGGCGCCGAGGTGGTCGTTTGCCCGACGGCGGTGGACCCCGAGCACCCCGACTCGTACTACAACGTGTCCGACCGTCTGGTGCGCGAGACGCCCGGCGCCTGGAAGCCGGACCAGTACAGCAACACGGACAACCCGCGGTCGCACTACGAGACCACCGGCCCGGAGCTGTGGAAGCAGACCGACGGGCGGATCACGCACTTCGTGACCGGCATCGGTACGGGCGGCACGATCTCGGGCACCGGGCGCTACCTCAAGGACGCCAGCGAGGGGAAGGTCCGCGTCGTCGGCGCCGACCCGGAGGGGTCGGTCTACAGCGGCGGTTCCGGGCGCCCCTACCTGGTGGAGGGCGTCGGTGAAGACTTCTGGCCGGACGCCTACGACCGTGAGGTCGCGGACGAGATCGTCGCCGTCTCCGACAAGGACTCCTTCCAGATGACGCGCCGCCTCGCCCGCGAGGAGGGCCTGCTGGTCGGCGGCTCGTGCGGCATGGCCGTCGTGGCCGCGCTGCGGGTCGCCGAACGGCTCGGGGAGGACGACGTCGTGGTGGTGCTGCTGCCGGACGGCGGTCGCGGCTACCTCAGCAAGATCTTCAACGACGAGTGGATGAACGACTACGGCTTCCTGGAGGAGGGCGAGTCCGCCGCGGGGCGGGTCGGCGACGTGCTGCGCTTCAAGGAGGGGCCGATCCCTTCGCTCGTCCACATGCACCCGGAGGAGACCGTCGGCGAGGCGATCGAGGTGCTGCGCGAGTACGGCGTCTCGCAGATGCCGGTGGTCAAGCCCGGCGCCGGCCACCCGGACGTCATGGCCGCCGAGGTCGTCGGCTCGGTCGTGGAGCGGGAACTGCTGGACGCGCTGTTCACACAGCGGGCGTCGCTGGGCGAACCGCTGGAGAAGCACATGAGCGCGCCGCTGCCCCACGTGGGCTCGGGGGAGAGCGTCGGGGACCTGATGGCGGTGCTGGAGGGCGCGGACGCGTCGCTCGTCCTGGAGGACGGGAAGCCGACGGGCGTCCTGAGCCGGCAGGACCTGCTGGCGTTCCTGGCGCGCGACAAGTAG
- a CDS encoding MurR/RpiR family transcriptional regulator, which translates to MNGDQAAAGNGVPASGRLQQLFEGRRLTPTQRRIAHCMVRRAADAPFLSSVELAELAGVSQPSVTRFAVALGFDGYPALRRHLREVPATAPVPGEGEFAPPNAYQQAVRAEIDNLRHLAELLADPEPVERAGRLLAASPTLPVLGLRAASAQARGFAYFAAKVHPDVRLLDESGSMLSDRLEAAARAGANVLLCFALPRHPRELADALEQARGSGLRVITVADSAFAPVAGPDDLLLPAAVGTGLAFDTACAPMLLGRVLLEAMCDGLPDAQARLEEFDARAAARGLFLD; encoded by the coding sequence ATGAATGGTGACCAGGCGGCTGCGGGGAACGGCGTCCCGGCGAGTGGGCGGCTGCAGCAGCTCTTCGAGGGGCGGCGGCTCACTCCGACGCAGCGCCGGATCGCGCACTGCATGGTGCGGCGCGCGGCCGACGCGCCGTTCCTGTCCAGCGTGGAGCTGGCCGAGCTGGCGGGCGTCAGCCAGCCGTCGGTGACCCGGTTCGCGGTGGCTCTCGGCTTCGACGGCTACCCCGCCCTGCGCCGCCACCTGCGGGAGGTGCCGGCCACCGCGCCTGTCCCCGGGGAGGGCGAGTTTGCGCCGCCGAACGCATACCAGCAGGCCGTGCGGGCGGAGATCGACAACCTCCGGCACCTCGCCGAACTGCTGGCCGACCCGGAGCCGGTCGAGCGGGCGGGACGGCTGCTCGCCGCCTCGCCCACGCTGCCGGTCCTCGGCCTGCGCGCCGCCTCCGCGCAGGCGCGGGGCTTCGCGTACTTCGCCGCCAAGGTCCATCCGGACGTGCGGCTGCTGGACGAGAGCGGCTCGATGCTGTCCGACCGGCTGGAGGCGGCGGCACGCGCCGGGGCGAACGTGCTGCTGTGCTTCGCCCTGCCGCGCCACCCGCGGGAACTGGCGGACGCGCTGGAGCAGGCGCGGGGCTCCGGGCTGCGCGTGATCACGGTCGCGGACAGCGCGTTCGCGCCCGTCGCCGGCCCGGACGACCTGCTGCTGCCCGCCGCCGTCGGCACTGGGCTGGCCTTCGACACCGCCTGCGCGCCGATGCTGCTGGGCCGGGTGCTGCTGGAGGCGATGTGCGACGGCCTGCCCGACGCGCAGGCCCGTCTGGAGGAGTTCGACGCCCGCGCCGCGGCGCGCGGGCTCTTCCTCGACTGA
- a CDS encoding TIGR03086 family metal-binding protein has translation MAGRGEETESAELLERAVGYALCSVRQVTPALLSRPTPCRGWDLAALLGHANDSLAALHEGTAAGRVGLLPAAEACGDPVAAFRLHASRLLGACAARAPGRGRRGQAVVTVDGWPLESAALAAAGALEVAVHGWDIGRATGLPRPIPPALAAALLRAARGLVPEPAERYPLFALPVAVPARADPGDRLVAFLGRDPR, from the coding sequence ATGGCCGGGCGGGGAGAGGAGACGGAGAGCGCGGAACTGCTGGAGCGGGCCGTCGGGTACGCGCTGTGCAGCGTGCGCCAGGTGACCCCGGCGCTGCTGTCCCGGCCGACGCCCTGCCGCGGCTGGGACCTGGCGGCGCTGCTGGGCCACGCGAACGACTCGCTGGCCGCGCTGCACGAGGGCACCGCGGCGGGACGCGTGGGTCTGCTGCCTGCCGCCGAGGCGTGCGGCGACCCGGTGGCGGCGTTCCGTCTGCACGCCTCCCGGCTGCTGGGCGCCTGCGCGGCGCGCGCGCCGGGGCGGGGGCGGCGCGGGCAGGCGGTGGTCACGGTGGACGGGTGGCCGCTGGAGAGCGCCGCCCTCGCGGCGGCGGGCGCGCTGGAGGTCGCCGTGCACGGCTGGGACATCGGCCGCGCGACCGGACTGCCGCGCCCGATACCGCCCGCCCTGGCGGCCGCGCTGCTGCGCGCGGCCCGCGGGCTGGTCCCGGAACCGGCCGAACGGTACCCGCTGTTCGCCCTGCCGGTGGCGGTTCCGGCGCGGGCGGACCCGGGCGATCGGCTGGTGGCGTTCCTGGGGCGCGATCCGCGCTGA
- a CDS encoding VOC family protein, with product MAATKDVLGTSGVLIASTDPDRLVAWYRAALEPLGAVWQEHMLLVAGGMYVGFDGRDDIEGKPAEPGRYMVNISVTDIRAAEAHLNTLGVTWVRPVEDVGDGVFFSTVIDPDGNFLQFIQVPGEGR from the coding sequence ATGGCAGCGACGAAGGACGTCCTCGGCACCAGCGGCGTGCTGATCGCCAGCACCGACCCGGACCGGCTCGTGGCGTGGTACCGGGCGGCGCTGGAGCCGCTCGGCGCGGTGTGGCAGGAGCACATGCTGCTCGTGGCGGGCGGCATGTACGTCGGTTTCGACGGGCGGGACGACATCGAGGGCAAGCCGGCCGAGCCCGGCCGGTACATGGTCAACATCAGCGTCACCGACATCCGCGCCGCCGAGGCGCACCTGAACACCCTCGGCGTGACGTGGGTCCGCCCCGTGGAGGACGTCGGCGACGGGGTGTTCTTCTCCACCGTCATCGACCCGGACGGCAATTTCCTCCAGTTCATCCAGGTGCCCGGCGAAGGCCGCTGA
- a CDS encoding APC family permease — translation MANQLHADGPGAVGGAEDEGRTPLKRAIGPKLLVLFVVGDILGTGIYATTGEIAGRVGGALWLPYAISFVVALLTAASYAELVGKYPRAAGAALYTQKAFRVPFLTFIVAFMVMSSGLSSASAAARAFSGDYLQTFVDIPPTLIAILFVLALAALTLRGVSESVKTNVVLTVVELTGLAVILAIGVWAVLSGDGEPSRLTEIDTGTGQAVVSGVLGATALAFFAFVGFEDSVNMAEETRRPSRTFPKALFIGVAFTGTIYILVALVSSLLVTPQRLESSSGPLLEVVEAGGLDFPPKLFALIALFAVTNSALINIMMASRLVYGMANERVIPRGMGRVLPSRRTPVVGIVFVSLIAVGLVSTGEIGGLGDTTSFLLLCVFFVVNVAVLVLRKDRVAHHHFRTPTVLPVVGAVTALVLASPLADRDTGVYVRAGVLVAIGIALWVVNKLVLRASASDGKSDDGAGERAKSDGAGPGR, via the coding sequence ATGGCGAATCAACTCCATGCAGACGGGCCGGGTGCCGTCGGCGGCGCAGAGGACGAGGGCCGTACACCGCTGAAGCGTGCGATCGGACCGAAGCTGCTCGTCCTGTTCGTCGTCGGCGACATCCTGGGCACCGGCATCTACGCGACGACCGGCGAGATCGCCGGACGGGTCGGCGGCGCGCTGTGGCTGCCGTACGCGATCAGCTTCGTGGTGGCACTGCTGACCGCCGCCTCGTACGCGGAACTGGTCGGCAAGTACCCGCGGGCGGCGGGCGCGGCGCTGTACACGCAGAAGGCGTTCCGGGTGCCGTTCCTGACGTTCATCGTGGCGTTCATGGTGATGTCGTCGGGCCTGTCCTCGGCGAGTGCGGCGGCGCGCGCGTTCAGCGGCGACTACCTCCAGACGTTCGTGGACATCCCGCCGACGCTCATCGCGATCCTGTTCGTGCTCGCGCTCGCGGCGCTGACGCTGCGCGGCGTGTCGGAGTCGGTGAAGACCAACGTGGTGCTGACCGTGGTCGAGCTGACGGGCCTGGCGGTCATCCTCGCGATCGGCGTGTGGGCGGTGCTGTCGGGCGACGGCGAGCCCTCGCGGCTGACCGAGATCGATACGGGCACGGGCCAGGCCGTGGTGAGCGGCGTGCTGGGAGCGACGGCGCTGGCGTTCTTCGCCTTCGTCGGCTTCGAGGACTCGGTGAACATGGCCGAGGAGACCCGCAGGCCCTCCCGTACGTTCCCGAAGGCGCTGTTCATCGGCGTGGCCTTCACCGGCACGATCTACATCCTGGTCGCGCTGGTCTCCTCGCTGCTGGTGACACCACAGAGGCTGGAGTCGTCGTCCGGGCCGCTGCTGGAGGTGGTCGAGGCCGGCGGGCTGGACTTCCCGCCCAAGCTGTTCGCCCTGATCGCGCTCTTCGCGGTGACCAACTCCGCCCTGATCAACATCATGATGGCGTCCCGCCTCGTCTACGGCATGGCCAACGAGCGCGTCATCCCGCGCGGCATGGGCCGCGTACTGCCCTCCCGCCGCACGCCCGTGGTGGGCATCGTCTTCGTGTCCCTGATCGCCGTCGGCCTGGTGTCGACGGGGGAGATCGGCGGCCTGGGCGACACCACCTCGTTCCTGCTGCTGTGCGTGTTCTTCGTGGTGAACGTGGCGGTGCTGGTGCTGCGCAAGGACCGCGTCGCGCACCACCACTTCCGCACCCCGACCGTACTGCCGGTCGTCGGCGCGGTCACCGCGCTGGTGCTGGCCAGCCCGCTGGCCGACCGCGACACCGGTGTCTACGTCCGGGCGGGCGTGCTGGTGGCCATCGGCATCGCGCTGTGGGTCGTGAACAAGCTGGTGCTGCGCGCCTCCGCCTCCGACGGGAAGTCCGACGACGGAGCCGGCGAGCGGGCGAAGAGCGACGGGGCCGGCCCCGGCCGATGA